Proteins encoded in a region of the Mercenaria mercenaria strain notata chromosome 1, MADL_Memer_1, whole genome shotgun sequence genome:
- the LOC123526391 gene encoding uncharacterized protein LOC123526391, whose amino-acid sequence MATGVCGNEVKSQVYAQQKKICCGGELHDLPKHHNHHGPDPKCCGVDVIFDPGSSFCCNNKTYQQSEQFAYCDDNYGLEVAVGRGQIVCKQLMPNRTLYQLHRWQTGYECCGTNLFNTNSHFCQGDEIWPVGVVISECGEELYDQNKYICCEDTSELIPKPGPDFIKAKYLEIETDFSCLNGTVVNKDLEHIVENNNKKSVVQNNFLPCGDDHFDPENKRTQVACCNGVVNHAKPGMNVTCCGSEFIDTDLYKCCNDVKIGATKLCCGNQIYERTSGLECCGTKLINNSYLCCEPQSSKRMPVKKKPGHNRCCGKQTFYYDPNGKDECCGGMIIKLEQNQVCKNDHIVTFSPFDPEEVKDQIKKLPSVKLPGENLPKGIITHACPSCTTYSDPPKQCVKKFEYQVYIRNISTKRTSTIMDVLFLEPNILSKVKMVFRTKGHCRCFKVDEVYLFQTNRNIRAKVTSGHMKLRFSKKDIFHLIKGKFPKYKVDQKCTIDRYYRKPIVS is encoded by the exons gaaatgaAGTAAAATCCCAAGTGTATGCTCAACAGAAAAAGATTTGTTGTGGAGGGGAACTACATGACTTACCAAAACATCACAACCATCATGGTCCAGATCCTAAATGTTGTGGGGTAGATGTTATTTTTGATCCCGGTTCCAGCTTCTGTTGCAATAACAAAACTTATCAACAGTCGGAGCAGTTTGCTT ATTGTGATGACAATTATGGCTTGGAAGTTGCTGTTGGACGTGGTCAGATAGTCTGTAAACAATTGATGCCAAATCGAACTTTATACCAGTTACACCGATGGCAGACAGGCTATGAATGTTGTGGTACTAATCTGTTTAACACAAACAGTCACTTTTGCCAGGgagatgaaatctggccagttggAGTAGTAATCTCTGAATGTGGGGAGGAGCTATATGATCAGAATAAATATATCTGTTGTGAAG ATACTTCCGAGCTGATACCAAAACCTGGtccagattttatcaaagcaaaatatttggaaattgaAACAGACTTTTCATGTTTGAATGGCACAGTTGTAAACAAGGACTTAGAACACATTGTTGAGAATAACAATAAGAAATCTGTGGTTCAAAACAACTTTCTACCTTGTGGTGATG atcACTTTGACCCGGAAAACAAGAGAACACAGGTAGCCTGTTGTAACGGTGTGGTCAACCACGCAAAGCCGGGAATGAATGTAACATGCTGTGGCTCTGAGTTCATTGATACAGACTTGTACAAGTGTTGCAACGATGTAAAGATTGGGGCAACAAAGTTGTGTTGTGGAAATC aaatatatgaACGCACTAGTGGCCTTGAGTGTTGTGGGACCAAGCTGATAAACAACTCTTACCTCTGCTGTGAACCACAATCAAGTAAAAGAATGCCAGTCAAAAAGAAGCCGGGACACAATAGGTGTTGTGGGAAGCAGACTTTTTATTATGACCCGAATGGAAAAGATGAATGCTGTGGAGGAATGATTATCAAACTGGAACAAAATCAG gtcTGTAAAAATGATCATATTGTTACATTTAGTCCTTTTGACCCAGAAGAGGTGAAAGATCAGATAAAAAAGTTGCCATCAGTTAAGCTACCAGGTGAAAATTTACCAAAAGGAATCATTACCCATGCTTGCCCTTCCTGTACCACATATTCGGACCCACCGAAGCAGTGTGTAAAAAAGTTTG AGTACCAGGTATACATTAGGAATATCAGCACTAAACGAACCAGCACCATTATGGATGTTCTTTTCCTGGAACCAAACATTCTGAGCAAAGTCAAAATGGTCTTCCGCACAAAGGGTCATTGTCGCTGCTTCAAAGTAGATGAGGTATATCTGTTTCAGACCAACAGAAATATACGTGCAAAAGTGACATCTGGACACATGAAGCTGAGGTTCTCTAAAAaggacatatttcatttaattaaggGAAAGTTTCCTAAGTACAAAGTGGATCAGAAATGTACAATAGACAGGTATTACAGAAAGCCTATAGTATCTTAA